From Lucilia cuprina isolate Lc7/37 chromosome 4, ASM2204524v1, whole genome shotgun sequence:
gtcaaacagtcgaaaattgttgaaaatcgaagaaaatagtcgaaatgtcgaaaaagtcagaaagtcgaaaaaagtggaaaagtcgactatttacaaaatactaaaagtcgaaaagtcttaaagttgacttttaactaactgaaaaaagtcgtaaaatcgactttgcataaagtgcaaaaaagtcgacttttaattaaatgcaaaaatcgaaatgtcgactttcaACTTTAGAACCCTCGGAACTAgatcgacttttctacttttgcatttagttaaaagttgacttttcgactttttgcattttatgcaaagtcgatttttcaacttcgtcatttttcatttagttaaaagtcgacttttagacttatcgacttttagtatattttataaatagtcgattttttgtcttttcgatttttttttactttttgacttttatttacgAAGTCGaatcttcgacttttttcatagttgggaacaaaatagtcgacttcgactttttccgacaaaaaatagaatttttgattatttgaaattcgatttatagaaccctattagttccttttcagttttagttcaattctagttccaGTTTATCATTTCGCaggaattaataaataaaaaaaacgttttatataatatttttaaaattattaatttattttaaaaaacaaatgcaTTCAATTTACAATACATTAATGTGAATAACCTTTAGCCAGAGTATGAATGTTATCTAAATACATTATTCTCTTATTATCTAAATATCTTGAGTATTTATCCTTAAGCAGTTCTATAtacaaattatgtaattttgaattaaatacacTAATTGGTAGATTAttaagtgttttatttaaaaaacaatactttaaattacttaaacaattaatatttttgttattgttaaaattcttaatgatttttaaagaatacaTTTTCGATCTTAAAcctataaattcttttaatatagCTTTACCATTAATCttgaaattctttaataaacataaatcatTATAAATATCCTTAATAGTTatagtataaataaatacattagcATCTATATAGTTTAActccaaatttttattatatttcggCATCATACAATcataatgaaaattatacattttccatttaaacaattctaataaaataaactcTAAATAAATCGAATTATAATATGAATAGGTATTATCCAATTCTACTGCCACTAGATTTTCACCaaatatatgaacatttttaaattcagGTTTAGCTATATAAGCACGAATACCCATTTTTTTACCCTCACTTTCCCATTTATTGACAAATTTGATAATTGTATCCTTGTAACGTTTTTCAATGATCTTATTGTATAGAGCATTAGTCAATAATTTAAagacatgtttttcaaaacaTGTCTTGCCATTTGAATTTAAAGTAATGTAACTTTTTAaccaatttgtttgtttaaatttaagtattttatgaattctttctaattttaaaccatgttttaaacattgttgtagatttttatagtaaataacataattatatttatgatttaaatctGCAAATAATTTCTCTTCTTTGGAATCGTTAAGCGCTTTCTTTTCACTGCAAAAGGGTAAGCTATTATGTAAGTCATGCACTTCTTGAGGATATTTCAGTTCTACCTCTAATATGTAACCATATTTGTGATCATTTGTTAAagaatctaaagaaaaattttcattgacTGTCAACCATTCAAAATCACTTTGTGGCAAAACTTGTGACATGGCCCATTCGTACCAGCTATTatctttaaattgtattaaatattttgctggCATTTGATCATTATAATCATCtagatatttattatttgctaTGGCATGTCTTTTTGCACAGACCGCCACATCACCACGTAaacctttttgtaaaaatgttaactTAGTTTTATCAgttattaaaggaaatttaatttttgtaatttttaacataGCATCCCAAGATAGTTCCTCTGCTGTATAATAATGGCAGGGATCTAAGCTATAACTACTTTTACAAACTCctctaaagttttcaaaaacatCTGCCAGAAGTATAACATTAGATTTTAAATACATTACTAAATAATCTTGTaaagttttacatttaaatgtgGACCAGATATCATGGGCATGTTTATAGTCTTCTAAAGAACATTCTTTTTCACTTAAATGATTGTAAAATTCTTCTCTGCCTGGTAGACAAGTATCGCTTAGTTTTTCCATTGAATTCAAATAGTTATAGGGAAAAATTGCATTTCTTATAAGTAAATTAAACTTGTTCTCATCATTAGGAAACatggatttaattattttaaaatctttaattttcatAGTCTTAACTAGATCTGCTAATTTATTTGGCATAAACCTAGAAGAGTCTAAAAGTCTTATTTCAATTTTAGCACCTATATCCGTATTAATGGTTTTTGCTAGCGATATATATGAATCGTTATACTGTGCAGTAATATTTGCAGCCTCATTGTCAAAACTATACAACTCTTTAGCAAATAATTGATAATCATgtttagagaaatttttaaaaataactggaaaaaaatttaataatttaaaatttacaatacaaaaataatgGGCAGGACCACGATATTTGCCAGTTGTATGACAATATGATTTAACTTTATCCTCTTTGTTAATTTCATCCGAACAAATGTGACACTTATTGTTTTCTAGAAAATCTAGCTGTTCACTTAcacataaattttgattttttaccgGTTTTAActttgttagaaaattacaataaaagtaATTGACATCTTTAATTAAACTCTTAATAAATTCTGCCGTTGCATTAGGTGCTTTaaaacaacataatttatctaaattttgattaaaattacattttatataataacaaaatgcaTAAGGCTTGGAAGTATTTTCGATTTctgatttttcatatatataactGGAATTTGCATAAATAACAAATGGCACATCTAAGGTTTTATCACAATTCTTAAATTCTAATATAGACTTATCTCTTTTGGGTATATTTACAATACTTTGGCAATCATTATTAATGTGTTCCTCTAATTTAtcctttttatgaaaatgttgcaGGCAATCATCACATACAAAGATTTTTCCTTCGAATGCGGTTTTTTGATTTCTAAGTAATCTGTAAAAGAAATTGGAATAGATAAACGGTTAGAGTGGGTTTTTGAGTTGgtaattaataatcagattagttaatctaaaaagtaAATTGACTATGATGTTAATCCTCGTTGATAATTTTGAGTAAAAGATTAAACTttacagtgttgccatacaaaacaacaacagaaaacatcaactgttatcaaaacaatacatataaaaatataatacaatataaaaaatacaatataaacttaaatttaaaacatactaTTCGTTAAATCTAATATTTTACAGTCTTATGcaaaaaaacttacaacatGCTTACTAACCGTTGTTAAGCTAAATTCGATAAAAGTATATCCAAAAACGATAATTAGCTTAAAATACctgtagtaaaccattgttaaataTACGAAAGTTAATAATGGTTCAACCGTACTTTAAACCTATATTAAAGTCAAATGTCATTATTGTATTACAATTTATAACTGTTGacgttttgtgaaaaatattgttgtgttaattttttaaataaattataaaaaaataaataaaaaacaatatggatACACTCAATTTAATTGTctccatattttttcttttctttttgccaaaaacataaattttgtttataaaatagtttagtgATGTGTAAAATATCAatgcaaatttaaagaaaacgttACTCGATTACTTTctttaatcaaaatataattttactattacattagttgttttatttgatttatacgttgtttttattaaataaacaaatacaaccacatttttatgttattaaatacaattattttatataaaagcataaaaaaataatattagacACGAATACCAAATGAACTAATAATCGTTCATATACaacattatgaaaatattgaCAGAATAAAATAATGGTGTTGCCAgcatcaaatataaaaaaacattaaaatgtattttagttaaaatactgtttttgcatatacttttttaataatggaTTATTAAGCTAAAGGTCGTTGTTAACTAATGTACACTTTAAGGTCataataaggtttttttttgcataagactgttaatgtttattttaataaaaattgtattaattttttggcaacagctgtttacactttcgcatttcttgctcaagtttaaaccacctccattgggcgcttaaactagcaaacaaaattagttgattgagtattcaaaaatAACTTTCGACGATTAACATTATCCCTAAACCTACagctaaagattggccctaagTGAACAAATtctaattagggttctatagttgaaacgaaaagtcgacttttttcattaagttaaaagtagactttttgcattttatgaaaattcgatttttcgaatttttccatttaattaaaagtcgacttttagacttttcgattttttcgactttttgacgaTTTtctactttcgacttttttccgactattttttgacttttttcgagttttttcgactatttaatagttttgacttttttccgcttttttaaattttcgactatttttgacttgtttctgcaattttcgagttttcgactttttcaattttttcgactttttgactattttctacttctttcgacttttttcccactattttttgacttttttcgagtttttccgaatattttataattttgacttttttccatttttttttttaaattttcgactatttttgacttgcttctgcaattttcgagttttcgactttttccgactttatcgattttttcgactttttaactattttctacttctttcgacttttttccgactatttttgatatttttcgactattttaaaattttgacttttttccacttttttaaattttcgactatttttgactttcttttacaattttggagttttcaactttttccgattttttttcgactttttctgacttttttcgactttttccgacttttcgacttatcgacctttttcgacttatcgaattttattaacaaagtcaacttttttcacagacgatgttgagttatcgactttttttggaacaaaatagtcgagttatcgacttttttggaacaaaatagatGACATcaacttttctacaaaaagtcgattgttcgattattcgaaagtcgatttatttttaataaggttctatagttgaaacgaaaagtcgacttttttgcatttagttaaaagacgacttttcgcattttatgcaaagtcgatttttcgacttttttcatttagttaaaagtcgactttttcagactttttgactattttcgactattttagaatttttttccactttttttaaattttcgactatttcggACTTTTCTCTACTATTTTTGAccttttccaacatttttttccactttttccgactttttgactctTTTCGACTTTCTGACTATTTTggactatttttattttttcgagtttttccgactatttaagggtttttgacttgttttccacttttttaaattgtcgacaatttttaacttttcaatattttccactttttcgacttttatttacaaagtcgacttttttcttAGGCGATAGTCGattatcgacttttttttggaataaaatagacttttttcgacaaaaagtcgattgttcgattattcgaaagtcgatttaaagAACCCTAATTtctaaaacaatagaaaatgaaACATCTAAAATTCAAGATTTCCCAATTTAAGTATTAATAAAGAATATTACAATCAAACTTACCTTGACATATTCTTTATCCATGCATAATGTGAATTTGATTCCTCTCCATTACGTTCTTCAATAAACAATAGATTTATATGTTTTGCTTTTCTCGCCCTCCTCTTGTAATAGGGACCaacaattttctgattttcttcatcataacaaaatacatttacacTTATATCTCGATTATTctcttcaaaaatcgatatatCATTAAGTTTGAGAGGAAAACTTAAACCCTTGaaatttaaactataatttttgaTACGTATAATATCCGAGCTTATATTATGCACTTTGTATTTACTTGTATAACAGGCATCTTTACGAACTTCAGCTAGTGCCGCCAATATAGCCCATTTAAAACAGTAAAcatcattatttttaacatttatacaGGCTTTTTTCAGATGTATTTTCAGCGGTAATGGTATATAACTGGAACCTTTTAAAGGTTGATatctttgtaaatttaattccaTTTTAATTAACTGCACTAAAGTCCAACTGCCGCCATTGCCAGGGAATTCTTCGGTTTGCCGTattatgttttcaatattttgggcAAATAGCTCATCATAACTTTTAATAtcgaaaacatattttatgtcAGTTTGAAAATGTTTCAACTCCACGACTGTATTTTCTAAATCCTTTAGATTAAGTTTAGCATAAGTAGCGTAAAGTACTATGTTGTATTTGAAAGcaaaatgcttttttaaaaaggaaTCAACTGCAGGACGTAATGATTTACAAGCTTCTTTAAGAAATCTTTCAGGTACAAGACATTCTGGTTTCAAGTTATCATAGGCTAGAGTTAACAGCCTTGAGTTAAAggcactttttattattttaactaaacCCTCTTGCGGTaaggttgttgttgtaattgtttcCATAATTTTCCAAGAAATTGTTCACTATTCTGTTTACCTGTTGTTAACACAAAATACActtgttgaatttttaattttcttttagtttttatttaatttttttttagataaatgtATCCGACAGGTTATTTGTTGTGCACTGTTCAATGTCtagtttgtttgtaaatatttttgaagttattacttaaatgtttttaatagaataaaagGATTCAAgccatgatttaaaaatatagaaggtTGTTTCAATATGAATTTGTTGACAAGAAAGGAGATGTTTgaagtttattatttgtgtaaatattcaaaagagcgttgccatattaagaaaaagtgtaaaatacattgagaaatttttaaacacatatgtGTAATTCATAAATGATGTACAACGATATATATAAGTGGCTGTTGAATTTGAATCTTATTTGCAATGCgttctttttaaatcaaaatgtaaTAAAGCTTTAGTggaattaataatgatttttattatgttttacttacttaactttatctcaataattataatcaattaagtaaaaaaaaatgttgttaattatgttataacttttttcatttttttggttatatttataaatttattttgttttaaataacgatTTAAATGCCGAATTCGGAAAAATGTTCTGCctaagaaaaatctttttacaaTCTTTACATCTAATTTAGAGTTATTAATATTTAGCAAAGTGtgcatataatttaatttagtgtTTAACTGATTTCCATTAAAAGTAACGAATGTTGAGTTCAGTTTTTCTATTTCGTTCATAAAGAATGAATTTGGTTTATATAATCCCCCCTCCGAAAGTacatttacataagtataattttcatttataatacaaaacatATCTTATCAGTAGAGAATATTCaagcaatagagaatatttaccCTAGCTCTTTCTGTTCGGActatatcgtgctttcaacagacagacagatggacggacagagaTAGATCATCTTAGATTTAATAAAGACCCAGTTTAATATTCGTCTGGGCTAAATCGtatgtctttttttaattttaaggattAATTAGGGACCTTAGTTCCTTCCGTTAgaccttttaaaataaaaatcatttgtttaaaaaacacaaaataataattacctTGGGCACATTGGAATAGCGTTTCTATTGACGCGAACATTCttctcattattttttaaatcttgtctgGAAAAAGGTAGGGAACATACTAAAGGTTCCCCATGGCAAATCGTCTTCTTCGATATTGCACACCTTTCAAATGGAAATATTACGAATAAACTTCAACCAAAAATCTAACATACGTACCTTTAGCCATTCTTTGCTAAAGGTACGTATACTTAGTATACTTAGtaggtattttaaagaaatgtatatttGAAACGCTTGAATGGTGTTTCTTGCTTTCGCATTTCGGAAAAAGACagctcatttttataaaaatatttttttgttgtgttaaaaattttttttatttgaattaaaatatttgttatttattttaagtttgaatatttaaaatgaaatgtgggattaatattcatgaatatggtagctttattttatacataaacttcAAATCGCCTTTCTTGTCAGATGGTTAATCAGACTGACATTAAGGCAAATTGAAACTAccttctaatatatttataccatGATTCAAGCTGTTGCTAGCATATAAAGTTGCCAGATCAATTAGATCAATATGGTAAACCGACACTATTGTGATTGATTTGCTTAAATAGATTAATAACTAGATTAATATGAaaacattatatgtatttttattaattcatatCGTTagcttaaaaatttcataaaaatgatacaaaaaaatagtaataaactaaatagttattagtaaacaacattttattttataaaagatttttgaaaacaaaatttccataacaAATTTAAGTTACTCTAAAGCTATATTTCACTCATTACACAGTCATCATTCTTATAATGATCTTAAGATAAAGTATTAATGTTATTACAATATATAATTCTTTtattatctaaatattttaaagtttcatcCTTATAAAGTTCTGAGTACATATTATGTAATTTTGAATTCAAATCActaagagcgggtttttgagttggcaaatcaaatgccaattaataatcagattagttaatataaaaacaaattgattcTAATGCTAATCCCTTTTGATGTTTCTGAGTACAAAATGAAActttgcagtgttgccataaaaaacaacagaaaacgtcattgtttgttatcaaaacaatgcatgttttataaaaacgaagaagacaattgcaaatgtaatatgaaaattaaagaaaacttaaatttaaaacaaaataaatacctATTTAAGTCGCCATAATAAATACCAGTCgacaaaacaaacattttaatgcttattttaataaaaattgcatatttttttttgcatcatctgtttacacttttgcatttcttgctcaagtttaaaccatctccattgggcgcttaaactagcaaacaaaattagctgagtatttaaaaacaactttcgaagattaactttaattaaatccCTATTCCTTCACCTAAATATTGGCCCTAATTGGAAAATAATTAAGAGTTTTGTTCGAAAAACATTATTTCAAATTACTTAAAGAAATAATACCACTTTGGCTTTAATTTTCTCCAGATTGTACGATTTTTAAAGAATACATTGTAGATCTAAAACCtataaatacttttaagaaaattttctcattaaccttaaaatctaaaagaaaatttatatctttataaaaatcatcaGTAGTTAtagtataaattaaaacattagcttctatatttttttccatacatAATGTGATCGTTTTGATCTTTTTGCTTTCCTTCAGTAATAAGGACCAGCAATTTTATTGGTTTCAaatacatttatacttatatctGGATTATTgtctttaaatatagaaaaatcgtTTAGTTTGATGAGAGGAAAGCTTAAACCCTTGAAATTCAAAGTATAAcctttaaattgtataatttcagAGCTTATATTGTTGCCGACTTTGTATTTATTGGGACGTTGACCCAAGTCAGCTATTGCCGCCACTAGAGCCCATTTAAAACAgtaaatatctttatttttaacatttataatgGCATGTCTCTTTACTACTTTTGACGGTAGTGGTATATAACTCGAACCCTTTAAaggttaatatataaatttagttcCAACTTAAATAACTGCACTATAGACCAACTGCCGCCTTTCCCATGAAATTCTTTCATCTGGCGTATTATGCTGttaatattttgcttaaataacTCCTCATAACttttaatatcaaaaacttCTTTTGTATCcgttggaaaatattttaactccACGACAGTGTTTTCTAAGTccttaagattttgttttgcataaaatgcgtttaacactatattaaatttgaaagcaatattattctttaaaaatgctTTAACTTTATGTCGTAATTATTCCCAGggttattttagaaatatttcaggtacatgatattttgttttcaaattgccATAAAGTTGGTAACCTTGAGTTAACGgcactttttattgttttttactaAAGCCTCTTGTGGCGTGGATGCTGTATTTTTTACAgtcataatttataattttccaagAATTTGTCCACaatattgtttactttttacgaCAAGAAAACACATTTTGCACTTCTCAATGttttcacttttaaatttaaatatttatacccttcaccttcgtgaaaagggtatatataagtttgtcattctgtttgtaatttctataatataattttccgaccctataaagtatatatattctggatccttatagatagcggagtcgattaagccatgcccgtctgtctgaccgtctgtctgttgaaatcagtttttagaggtccccagatatcggcgagatccgaatcttcaataattcagttagacatgttttcgagaagatcgctatttaaaatcagcaaaatctgtCTAccaataacggagatatgagcaaaaatccgagacaacctctgaaaattacatcaaaaaagccacattttgttcatgctttgttaaaaaaagcaacaacaacactgtgaattggataaagatgtacatgtgcgtgtggagatgtatttggttttattcagctgtgtattttttttgtatgtttgcatgctgttctgttctcacgaaggtaagtgtgTATAACAAGAACAATGAGATAATGCAGTAATATGTTgttaatacagctcatatttgtttgagtgtggtaatacagtttaacggtggtattacagtacaatggttaatatttctttctgctacagtttatatttgtttgtgtgtatgttatgtgtgacatgtgtgcagagatacaaaataaataaaaactgttttttaaaacatacttggtgaagggtatataagattcggcgcagccgaatatagaaatattagttgttataaaacatgcattgttttgataaaaaaaacagtgccgttttccattgttttgtatGACAATATGAGAAGTtgaatcttgtactcaaaaacatcaaaaaggGATTAACATTAGAATCAATTtactttttagattaactaatctgattattaattgctAGTTGATGGCCAACTAAAAAACCCGTCCTTAGTTtaccagataaacgaatttttctatttgattCATAACGGGGTGCCGCGTTCTCATTTTCatataataagtaaaattttgtggaGAATCTTAAATCTTAagcacattttaaaaaaaaaatttaattttctttaagagaaaaacattttcaataaaaaatttttaataaaattttgaaatttttatcaaaaattaatatttttgagaaattttatcaataaatttataaaaattttttcaaacttttttataaaaaaaacgacaattaaatttattaaaaaacaatgtttatatttatatcactttattcttaatttatttaaaaattttgtaaaaaaatttttttcaaacttaagtTTAGtacttaattataaatatgtagttaTTCACTCATAACACAGTCATCATTTTTATAATGACCCCTAGATAATGTATTAATGTTATCATAATATATAATTCTCTTAttatctaaatattttgaaGATTCATCCCTAATGAGTTCCGAGTATAAATTgtgtaattttgaattaaattcacTAAAAGGAAGACAATTAAGAGTTTTAttcgaaaaacaaaattttaaattagttaaagaaataataccatttttacaaacattttctccagattgtacaatttttaaagaatacatTTTAGATCTTAAAC
This genomic window contains:
- the LOC124419759 gene encoding uncharacterized protein LOC124419759, with the protein product METITTTTLPQEGLVKIIKSAFNSRLLTLAYDNLKPECLVPERFLKEACKSLRPAVDSFLKKHFAFKYNIVLYATYAKLNLKDLENTVVELKHFQTDIKYVFDIKSYDELFAQNIENIIRQTEEFPGNGGSWTLVQLIKMELNLQRYQPLKGSSYIPLPLKIHLKKACINVKNNDVYCFKWAILAALAEVRKDACYTSKYKVHNISSDIIRIKNYSLNFKGLSFPLKLNDISIFEENNRDISVNVFCYDEENQKIVGPYYKRRARKAKHINLLFIEERNGEESNSHYAWIKNMSRLLRNQKTAFEGKIFVCDDCLQHFHKKDKLEEHINNDCQSIVNIPKRDKSILEFKNCDKTLDVPFVIYANSSYIYEKSEIENTSKPYAFCYYIKCNFNQNLDKLCCFKAPNATAEFIKSLIKDVNYFYCNFLTKLKPVKNQNLCVSEQLDFLENNKCHICSDEINKEDKVKSYCHTTGKYRGPAHYFCIVNFKLLNFFPVIFKNFSKHDYQLFAKELYSFDNEAANITAQYNDSYISLAKTINTDIGAKIEIRLLDSSRFMPNKLADLVKTMKIKDFKIIKSMFPNDENKFNLLIRNAIFPYNYLNSMEKLSDTCLPGREEFYNHLSEKECSLEDYKHAHDIWSTFKCKTLQDYLVMYLKSNVILLADVFENFRGVCKSSYSLDPCHYYTAEELSWDAMLKITKIKFPLITDKTKLTFLQKGLRGDVAVCAKRHAIANNKYLDDYNDQMPAKYLIQFKDNSWYEWAMSQVLPQSDFEWLTVNENFSLDSLTNDHKYGYILEVELKYPQEVHDLHNSLPFCSEKKALNDSKEEKLFADLNHKYNYVIYYKNLQQCLKHGLKLERIHKILKFKQTNWLKSYITLNSNGKTCFEKHVFKLLTNALYNKIIEKRYKDTIIKFVNKWESEGKKMGIRAYIAKPEFKNVHIFGENLVAVELDNTYSYYNSIYLEFILLELFKWKMYNFHYDCMMPKYNKNLELNYIDANVFIYTITIKDIYNDLCLLKNFKINGKAILKEFIGLRSKMYSLKIIKNFNNNKNINCLSNLKYCFLNKTLNNLPISVFNSKLHNLYIELLKDKYSRYLDNKRIMYLDNIHTLAKGYSH